The Oculatellaceae cyanobacterium genomic interval TAATCACAACCTGACGCTGGTAGAGAGTAAACTGCAAACTACAGGCGACTTAAATTTATTTGCCAAAAATACAGTACAAGCTAGAGATAGTGTAGCGAATCCCTTTCTTGCCCAAGCAGGAGGACGGCTTTATGTGCAGGGTAATCAAGGAGTTGATCTCTTTGCCTTAAATCATCCTGCGAGTGGTTTGATTTCTGGCGGCGATATGGTGTTACGTTCTGCCAACAGTGTAGGAGGCGATGCTCACTACTGGTCTGGAGGTAAGTTCCGAATTGAAAAGTTAGACGGGAGTTTAGGGAATTTATTTAGTCCCTACGATCCGGCTGTGTTTGCACTGGGAGATGTTGCACTGGGAGATTACACAGGAGTATCACTAGGTATTGCGGCAGGTGGGAAGGTAACAATAGGAAATATTACGATCACTGGGGGTGAGCCACTAGCAGCTTCCTTTCCTCTAGCTAGGTTTGTATTGCCAAGTGGTGAATTGCAGGAAGTTAATACTACAACTCAGCCTGCATTGGTAGTTCTGGCTGGGATTGATCCCACAATATTGACGGCACTTCGGCTTCCCCCTATTAGCCCAGTGGGTTCTATTTCACCTACTCTGGGAAACACTCCTACCAGTGCTGATATTCAAACGGGTAATATCTCGATCGCCTCTTCCTCTTCTCAAGGGGCAGTTTTTCTGAGTAATACTAATACGGAAGTGAGAGTTCCAGGCGCACCTGGGACAGGGATTTTTACAATACAAGCAAATCCCAATTTACCAGGTGGAATTATTCAAACGGGTGTAATAGATAGCAGTGGTGGTAATGTAATTTTGTCCGGCAGGAGCGATATTACGACAGCCGATATATCAACTCGTTCCTTTTCTAACGGTGGAGTCATTAGCCTGAATAGTATTGGCGGCTCAATTACTAGCACAGGCGAGTTAGATTCTCGCTCTATTAATAATGGTGCAGGAGGCGCGATCGCTCTTTCTGCTCTTAACAACATTACTACAGGGACTATTATCTCTACTGGTTCTAGTTCTTTCAATGCAGGCAATATTAATCTGTTGAGTCAAGCTGGTAATATTTCTGCTACCCAAATCTTTGCGGGTGCAGATGGCACTGGTAGAGGCGGAGACATTACTTTAACAGCCAGAAACGATATAAAACTGATTGGGGTTCCAGAAGCTACTGGGGTTAGTGTTCTTGATTCTAGTTCTAATTTTGGAACTGGAGGCGATATTAAACTCAATAGCACAGTAGGAAATATTGATACGACAGCAGGCTTTGTTCGTAGTATTTCAGGTTTCCCAGCTAGTGGAGATGAAATTTCTGGTAGCGGCAATGGGGGTAATATTTTACTGACTAGCCAAGGAGGAGCAGTTACGACTTCGGGGTTAGTCTCAGAAAGTTTTAATGGTAATGGCGGGGCAGTAACTATTTCTGCTTTTGGAGACATCACGGCTACTGGAGTAGAAAATATAGAAGTAGATAGCGATGCCATTAATACAGATGGTGGTAGTAGTGGTGTTAGCGGTAATATTTCTCTGACCAGTCAAACCGGATCTATTACCACAACTGATTTATATTCTGGTGGATTCACTACTGGTAATGGTGGTGCAATTTCTTTAACATCTCAAAATAACATCACCACAGGCGACTTAATCTCTGGTGTTGCCAATGAAGATAGTAATGGTGGCAATATTACCCTCAAAGCTAATGGCACTATTACTACAGGTAATATCAACACCAGTGCTGTATCAGGAAATGCTGGCTCTGTGGATATCGATCCACAAGCAGTGATATTCGATTCCATTAACGCTCAAAGTACTACCGGAAAGGGAGGGAACGTTAACGTTACATCCTCTAGATTTGTTCAAGGTTTAGGTACTTTTGAAGACCGTAATGGCATTAACGCCACTATCTCTACAGCAGGAGGTGCTGGAGGTGGTTCCGTGACAATTCGGCATGGTGGTGGCTCCTTAACGGGTACTCCAACTCCTTTTATTGTGGGTAATGCCACAACTAACGGCACTGCTGGAGCAATTACGACCGGATCTACAAACACAATTGCACCTACCCAATCTTTTCCTGGCAACTATACCCAACAAAATATTCAAATAATTACCACCACACCAAGCCCATCGCCAAGCCCATCGCCAAGTCCATCGCCAAGCCCATCGCCAAGTCCATCACCAAGTCCATCGCCAAGTCCATCGCCAAGTCCATCACCAACTTCCTCATTGCAGGAGGAAGCCAAACTCATACAGGAGAGACCCTCACAACAACAACAACCAGTAACCAATAACACACAGACCGTTAATATTGACCCAGGTATTGCTCAAATAGAAAACTCTTTTACCAGTCAATTCCAGCAATATCTCAACCTACCTGGTCTTCCTGAAACGAGAAGTCTAGATGATGCCCAAAAGATTCTCAGCGCCATTGAGAGAGCAACGGGCGTGAAACCAGCAATCATCTATGTGAATTTTGTGCCTCAAACATTGGCATCAACAGCAGCAAATAAAACTAAATCATTAGAGAAGTTGCCGCTATCTGACAACATTAGCAAGTTGGATGCTCAGGGTTTTGGCTCCTTTCAACTAACACAACAACCTTCTCAACCCGTAAAAAACCCCATTTCTTCAGATAACGATCAACTAGAAATTCTGCTAGTAACGTCCCAAGGCTCCCCAATTCTTAAGCGTGTAGATGGCACAACACGAAAACAAGTTATTCAAATTGCCGAGCAATTTCGGTCTGAAGTTACCAACCTCCGAAGACCCCGTGGCTACATTGCTCCCTCTCAACAACTTTATCAATGGCTCTTAACACCCATAGAAGCTGATTTACAAGCGCGAGGAATTCAAAATTTGGTCTTCATCATGGACACAAACTTGCGCTCTGTGCCAGTAGCTGCTCTCTACGATGGAAAACAATTTCTGGTGGAAAAATATAGCGCGGGTCTAATGCCTTCTCTTAGCTTGACTGACACGCGCTATGTGAATATTAAGAACTCCCAAGTTTTGGCGATGGGCGCTGAGAAGTTTACTCAACAAAACGACTTACCAGCAGTACCAGTGGAGTTATCAACGATCGCCCAACGATTGTGGCAGGGGAAATATTTTCTCAACCAAGCCTTCACTATAGAAAATTTAAAGGCACAGCGCCAAAAACAGCCTTTTGGCATTGTCCACTTGGCTACTCATGGAGAATTCCAGCCTGGGGCATTGGAAAAATCTTATATTCAGTTTTGGGGTAATCAACAACTGCCATTAGATCAAGTGCGGCAGTTAGGATTTAATAATCCTCCTGTCGAGTTGTTGGTGCTGAGTGCCTGTCGCACAGCATTGGGTAATCAGGAGGCAGAGTTAGGTTACGCAGGGTTCGCCGCTCAAGCAGGCGTTAAGTCAGCTTTGGCGAGTTTGTGGTATGTCAGCGATGAAGGCACTTTGGGATTAATGACCGATTTTTACGAACAGTTAAAAATTGCCCCAATCAAAGCCCAGGCGCTACGATCAGCACAGGTGGATATGTTAAAAGGCTTAGTACGCCTGGAGGGAGGACAGTTGCGTACTCCTAAAGGAGATGTGCCGCTACCACCAGTCCTCGCTCAGTTAGGAGACAAAGAGTTGAAGCATCCTTACTACTGGGCAGCTTTTACGATGATTGGAAATCCTTGGTAAGGATACTACGCAGTTAGAGCGATCAGCAGTCAGCTGAGGCTACGCCACGGCGCAGAGCGCATACAGCACTCAGCTTTTTTCCTTAAACTCAGAGTTGGTAGTTGATATTAAAATAAAAACCTTCATCCTGAGCATTACTGCCACGATCCCTGAGATTCACCAAAGGGAAACCATAATCTACTCGCAGGTTCACCCGTGGCAGGGGCTTCCAAAGCAGTCCTAAGCCAGCACCCGCTAAGAATGTCTGATCTTGTAGCACATTGGGATTATCAGATTTATTCCACACCCATCCGAGATCAAAAAACGGTGCTAAGAACATCGTAGGGCTACCCGCTTCGTCTCGCTGTATGGTAATGCGGTCTTCTATGGAAAATCGCAATCCGTTATCTCCCGCCCGCACATTTTGCCGAAACCCGCGTACCGATTGAGCGCCGCCAATGACAAACTGCTCAGAGGGCAGTAAAGAATTAGGAGTTAGCTGCAAGTCACCTTGTAGGATTAAAAAGTTATCCTCACTCAATATTTGTACCCGTTGTACTTGACCCAACCAACTGAAAAAACGACTATCTGGAATGGGTTCAGAATTAAGCGTGGCATCTAATAAACCAGTACCAAGACTAAAGAGCGATCGCACTCCCCAAGCCCCATTGACACTGCGGCTAACATAATCCTGTCCAAACTTAATCACACTGGTGCGGCTCACACCATTCGACTCAGTACCAATTGTAAAGGGAGTGGGAGTGGCTCCCAGAAACGTTTGACCATCTTGATGAGTAAAGCCTAAAGATAAGGCAAATTCTTCACGTGGACTTCGCGTTAGCGGTTGTCGGTAGCTAATTTCATACAGATTTGAGTTCCCATTAATATCAAAAGTATCGAAAGGCGGCAGTGTAATATTATTGCGATTGGGTGCATATCTTAGTTCCAATGTGCCGTTCATAGCGTTAAGTGGCACTCGGTAGCTGAAATCAAAACTATCTGCGCCACCCGTCCAAGTACGGTAATAAGAGGCAGCAATTTGATCCCCTAGCCCCGTTAGATTGCGATAAAGCAAACTGCTTCCAAGTCGCTCACTACCGATGCTAGGAGGAGAATAATTGTCAATTCCTACGTTGGCTTGAAATCGGTTAGCCTCGGTAACGCGAACAACAACTATACTTTGACCAGGCGCACTCCCAGATCTGAGGCTTGCTTCTACGTTTTCAAATAAGGGATCGGCACGTAGCAAGCGCAATTGGTCTTCCAGTTTTCCGGTATTGAGCGGCGCTTTTGCTCCTAGCGCGACTCTGCTACGGACGTACTCAGGGTTGATGCGCCGCGTTCCTTCAACGTCAATTCGTTCTAGCTTGCCTTCAATGACACGAATTTGAACAACTCCGTCAGTGATGTTTTGGTCAACGAGAATGGCTCTGGTAGTAATGTTGCCACGGTCAAGATAGAGTTGGGTAATTTGGTCTGCAACTGCTCTAAGTTGTGCCAGGGTAACGGTGCGCCCTTCTACTGGCTTAATAATTGGGTCGATTTGGTCTGAACCGAAGACGGTGCTACCAGTGACTTCAATTTTATTAACTTGAATACTCTCAGTAGTAGGGGCAGGTTCAGGAGTTGGAGTGGCGGTTGGTTGTACGGGTTGCTGTGGGTCTGGGGGAAGCGGTGATGGGGTTGGTGGTGATTGCGGAAAGCGATCGCTATTGGGATCTGTTTGAGGTACGTTCGGTAGGGGAGCCGATGGCACTTGTACTAAGATCTGGTCGGAGGTGGGCTGTATGCGATCGCGACTGTATGCCCTCTCGACGTTGCCGATTAGGTTAGTCGAGACAGGAGTTAAACTTACCCTAGCTATCTTTGGGGATAACACAACAGTCTGTACCGTAGTATGGGCGTAGCCTGTTGCAGGCATCACACTCTCTATTAACACTCCACACCAAAGCAAATAAATCTTTGAACGCATGGACTCTGTGTTCTCCACACATTTAACTATACATACATATTAAAAGTGAAAAAAACTACGTCTGTAGCTCTGCGATCGCGTAGCGACTCCGCAGGAGTATCGCGCAAGCGCAATTGTTATCAGTTCGCAGGCTAAAAACAGTGTAGTTGTAATTGATTTAAACTGGGGTGCAAGGATTCGAACCTCGGAATGGCTGGACCAAAACCAGCTGCCTTACCACTTGGCGACACCCCATTGCGTTCACCTTAATTATCTTAACAGGTAGTTACCCAAAATTGTCAAGTGCTTTTTTCAATTTTTTTAGAAAATAGATTTTATCTGACTTACCCGGTTGAAATTTCAAAGCTATATCCTTGAAACTTTTTGGGGCGCTTGCCGCCCCAAAAGCTTGAAAATAAAAGGTTTGGAAGAAATTTTAACTTAGCAAAAAAAATCAAAGCTGATTGACAACAGGTATAAAATTTCTCCTCACAAACATTGTTACTGCGCTGATACTTGAGATTTTACTAAAGGCTCTTGGGCAATGTTGTCTAAATTGACGGACTGTAATAGCTGTGTCCATTTAGCTGCTACATCTGCATCAACAGGATTAGAATAACGTAACTCAGCTAGGGTTGCTATTGCGTCATACCAGAAGTTATTTGCTGCATAAAGAGCCGCACGCTCTACAAGGGATGCCTTTTTTAATTGATTGTCTAAATCCTGGTTAGGCTGGACTCGTTTAATCGAACCTGTGACGTAAGCATCTGCACTGCGATCGCCAGGAGAGCGAATAATTGAAAAATACCATTTGTAAACCTTGCCAATCTCCAAAAATTTTGTGGGATTGGTTTGGGCAGGAGCTATACTAACTATTCCAGACTTGCCATTAGTTGTAAAATTTGTTTGATAAACTATCTCCTCATTTTCATCCATTAACATAAATTCCCCCATTTCTGGCTTCTGGGTTTGAGGAATATAAACCAAGAATGTCGGAGTTTGTGAAAACGTTAAGCCCTGATTATTCTGCGGAAGTAGCGCAACTAAATCGAGTGTATTACCTGAACGGGTTCCGCCACCAACCCGCCGTCCTGGTAAGCCTTCTCTGGGTTGATCTGAATTTTGTGCTAGTAACTCTTTCGGTATAGCAAACGACAAAACAGTGAGTACTGATGTCAAACCAATTGCTGCAATTACTTTAGGTAAGGATATTTTAGGCATATAGATCACTTGCGCGTTTTGTGTTCTTGAATAGTTGGTTAAGTAAATATCTAATTGTAACTATTGGTAAATACAACTATAAATTAATTATATTATAGGTGGATTATAAGTATAAACTCATATTAAGTTATTAATTATCAACAATAAAACACTTAAGAGTAACAGTCGAGATAAAATCAAGTAATAAGTACCTAATAAAAATGCTAGCAACCACATATTCAAAAAAGCAATTTAAGTATATATAATTTAATTTATTTTGCTGGTATCCCATAGTCTATATCCTAAAATCAAAAGAATATGTAATATAAAGAATGATGTTTAAAATTAATTATCAAAAACCTGTTTTGATTAGCAGTGTATTGATTACAGGATTATTGTTGGGTGTTAGGCAGATAGGGGGTTTACAACCATTTGAATTAATGGAATTCGATAGCGCGACCCAGTTAAAACCGGAGATACGACAAGATCAGCGAATTGTAGTTGTCGAAATTACAGAAGCCGATATTCAAAGCCAAAAACAATGGCCTCTCTCCGATCAAACGGTAGCTAAACTAATCGCAAAATTGCAATTAAATCGACCTCAAGTAATTGGCTTGGATCTGTATCGTGATGTGCCGCACTTACCTGGTAATAAAGAACTACTAAAAGAACTTAAAGCCCCAAATATAATTGCTATTACTAAGTTGGGTGATACCGAGAACAGAGATGTGCCGCCTCCTCCTGGTATACCAGAGTCGCAAATAGGTTTTAATGATTTTGTACTTGATTCCGATGGAGTAATACGTCGGAATTTTATGTATGCCTTCGTAAAACCCACAAAATTTTACTCTTTTGCCTTGCAGGTCAGCCTAAATTATCTCAAGGATCGTAATATTACCTTTAAAGTTAACCGTAACGCGATCGCATTAGGTCAAACAGCTTTTCCAGCCTTACAAGCTAATTCAGGAGGGTATCAAAATGTTGATACTAGCGGTTATCAAGTTTTACTGAATTATCGAAGTAGAGATATAGCAAAAAAAATCACTTTAACACAAGTTTTGAAGGGACAATTCGATCCAAGTTTGGTGAAGGATAAGGTGGTGCTAATTGGTACAACAGCACCAAGTGGAAAAGATTTTTTCTTTACACCTTATAATGCAGGCGATCGCAAAAAAGCTGTTATCCCTGGAGTTCTAGTTCATGCACAAATGGTGAGTCAAATTCTCAGCACGGTACTAGATGCTCAACCTTTATTTTGGTTTTTCCCCCAGTGGCTAGAAGCCCTATGGGTGTGGGGT includes:
- a CDS encoding CHAT domain-containing protein, giving the protein MQLSISKITLLLMVHFTHSLKLSSRRWKQQGRIRKKNLLLPIVFYLFQLGFGLLPTEVQAQPIVPAADGTNTLVTPNGNRFDIQGGKTSGDGANLFHSFTQFGLDQNQTANFLSNPAIQNILGRVTGGNASIINGLIQVTGGNSNLFLMNPAGIIFGSNAQLNIPASFTATTADGIGFGSNWFNATGTNNYAALVGTPSIFRFNRSQIGGIVNAGQLSVEEGQNLTLIGGTVISTGSLNAGGKINVASVPGQSWVRISQPGHLLSLEIQPDSLPLTSDSQPLTPLSLPQLLTGGGVHADGITVKSNGTVQLTGSGIGIETGDVVARNVTAKEATLSANHNLTLVESKLQTTGDLNLFAKNTVQARDSVANPFLAQAGGRLYVQGNQGVDLFALNHPASGLISGGDMVLRSANSVGGDAHYWSGGKFRIEKLDGSLGNLFSPYDPAVFALGDVALGDYTGVSLGIAAGGKVTIGNITITGGEPLAASFPLARFVLPSGELQEVNTTTQPALVVLAGIDPTILTALRLPPISPVGSISPTLGNTPTSADIQTGNISIASSSSQGAVFLSNTNTEVRVPGAPGTGIFTIQANPNLPGGIIQTGVIDSSGGNVILSGRSDITTADISTRSFSNGGVISLNSIGGSITSTGELDSRSINNGAGGAIALSALNNITTGTIISTGSSSFNAGNINLLSQAGNISATQIFAGADGTGRGGDITLTARNDIKLIGVPEATGVSVLDSSSNFGTGGDIKLNSTVGNIDTTAGFVRSISGFPASGDEISGSGNGGNILLTSQGGAVTTSGLVSESFNGNGGAVTISAFGDITATGVENIEVDSDAINTDGGSSGVSGNISLTSQTGSITTTDLYSGGFTTGNGGAISLTSQNNITTGDLISGVANEDSNGGNITLKANGTITTGNINTSAVSGNAGSVDIDPQAVIFDSINAQSTTGKGGNVNVTSSRFVQGLGTFEDRNGINATISTAGGAGGGSVTIRHGGGSLTGTPTPFIVGNATTNGTAGAITTGSTNTIAPTQSFPGNYTQQNIQIITTTPSPSPSPSPSPSPSPSPSPSPSPSPSPSPSPSPTSSLQEEAKLIQERPSQQQQPVTNNTQTVNIDPGIAQIENSFTSQFQQYLNLPGLPETRSLDDAQKILSAIERATGVKPAIIYVNFVPQTLASTAANKTKSLEKLPLSDNISKLDAQGFGSFQLTQQPSQPVKNPISSDNDQLEILLVTSQGSPILKRVDGTTRKQVIQIAEQFRSEVTNLRRPRGYIAPSQQLYQWLLTPIEADLQARGIQNLVFIMDTNLRSVPVAALYDGKQFLVEKYSAGLMPSLSLTDTRYVNIKNSQVLAMGAEKFTQQNDLPAVPVELSTIAQRLWQGKYFLNQAFTIENLKAQRQKQPFGIVHLATHGEFQPGALEKSYIQFWGNQQLPLDQVRQLGFNNPPVELLVLSACRTALGNQEAELGYAGFAAQAGVKSALASLWYVSDEGTLGLMTDFYEQLKIAPIKAQALRSAQVDMLKGLVRLEGGQLRTPKGDVPLPPVLAQLGDKELKHPYYWAAFTMIGNPW
- a CDS encoding DUF928 domain-containing protein, with the translated sequence MPKISLPKVIAAIGLTSVLTVLSFAIPKELLAQNSDQPREGLPGRRVGGGTRSGNTLDLVALLPQNNQGLTFSQTPTFLVYIPQTQKPEMGEFMLMDENEEIVYQTNFTTNGKSGIVSIAPAQTNPTKFLEIGKVYKWYFSIIRSPGDRSADAYVTGSIKRVQPNQDLDNQLKKASLVERAALYAANNFWYDAIATLAELRYSNPVDADVAAKWTQLLQSVNLDNIAQEPLVKSQVSAQ
- a CDS encoding ShlB/FhaC/HecB family hemolysin secretion/activation protein, with product MPATGYAHTTVQTVVLSPKIARVSLTPVSTNLIGNVERAYSRDRIQPTSDQILVQVPSAPLPNVPQTDPNSDRFPQSPPTPSPLPPDPQQPVQPTATPTPEPAPTTESIQVNKIEVTGSTVFGSDQIDPIIKPVEGRTVTLAQLRAVADQITQLYLDRGNITTRAILVDQNITDGVVQIRVIEGKLERIDVEGTRRINPEYVRSRVALGAKAPLNTGKLEDQLRLLRADPLFENVEASLRSGSAPGQSIVVVRVTEANRFQANVGIDNYSPPSIGSERLGSSLLYRNLTGLGDQIAASYYRTWTGGADSFDFSYRVPLNAMNGTLELRYAPNRNNITLPPFDTFDINGNSNLYEISYRQPLTRSPREEFALSLGFTHQDGQTFLGATPTPFTIGTESNGVSRTSVIKFGQDYVSRSVNGAWGVRSLFSLGTGLLDATLNSEPIPDSRFFSWLGQVQRVQILSEDNFLILQGDLQLTPNSLLPSEQFVIGGAQSVRGFRQNVRAGDNGLRFSIEDRITIQRDEAGSPTMFLAPFFDLGWVWNKSDNPNVLQDQTFLAGAGLGLLWKPLPRVNLRVDYGFPLVNLRDRGSNAQDEGFYFNINYQL